The genomic DNA TTGATGAACATTGGAGGGTACTCATTTGCTTTTtgtgggtttggttttgtttgtttgtttgtctttgcCAATCCCATGAACACTGaacatctttctcttttgtgtgaGTGTCTTCTTGTGAACTCCCTACAGTGGGGTCACTGGCCCTCTGAATCCTAATCTCTACATCCTTTCTCTCcaaggaggaaatgaaaatgcCCCATGGGGTGAAGCACGTGTGTTACGtaggtttttgcttttattactgctcttcctcctccccgtCCTCAGGtctggtggggtgggaggggtcgTTCACATCAGAAGCCCCTCTGGCCTGCTCTGTAGTACTCCCCACTTCTTGTGATGCTGAACCTAGGACTTCCAGTTTCCCCCAAACTTGGAACCTCACCATTCATGACAATTCACTCAAAGGTTAGATTTCAGACCCATCTACTTTCACAATAGTTCCCCATGGTTtgcaataaattaaaagaatcaaaacataCTTGAAATTGGAGAGGAGCCTTAAagtaagagagaaaggagaaaaaagggaaaatcttGATGTGATAACCTCTCACCCTCTGCCAATCCTGGAAAGGTACAACAAAGTTAATGCTGAGCTTCCCAGCAGCCAAAGCAAAAAGGGCAAGAGGATAGATTCTATAGCTCacaaaaagaccaaaaaccaCTCTGCACCTTGAAATACTTATAAAGGGCTGAGGGTGAGAGGGGAAGATGAGAGGGTGAGAATAAAGACAGATTTCTCTCCTGTCACAGAGACCATGTAGTcagcaaacatttcttgaatGCTACTTTGTGTCAGGCCTATTCTAGGCAGTGGGAATAAAGCGGGACCAAGACATCTAGTTCTCTGTCCTCATGTTGCTTGCAGTGCATTGGGGGAAAGAGACTAAAACAAGTACAGGTGAAGTGAGGTCTGGGAAGGGCCTCGCTGCTCAGTTCTGAAGTGCTTTCCTACCCCTGCAGCTTGGTTCCGGGCCAGTGATCCACCTCCTGGGGGCCATCAGCCATGGCCAGGCAGGGGAGCCTCAGCCTCCAAAGCTGGAGGTTCTGGAGAACATGATGGAGGTCAGCTTAGCATCACTGGTCCAGAggcccagaaggaaggaaaggtccATGGCCCAAGGCCCCAGCAGGTGCCAGGTACGGAGCAGGTTCTTCACACAGGCAGCGTTACATAATCCCTGCTGAGACACACGTTCACACCTGCCTCACAGAGATGTCACTGCCACTACACAGGTGTGACTGGCTCATGGTCACACAGAACATGATAGCCAGAGACAGGATTAGACCGCCACTTGTCTGGCTGGGCGGtggtatgtgtgtctgtgtgtcctttGTCCTGTACTCCTGAATTCAGGAGCGTGACTGGAGCAAGGCAGGGGCTGAGCTTCCAGTGCATTCAGAGAAAGAGCAATCACTGATCTTTGTTCCTGGCTGACCAGCATGTCCTGCCATCGTCAGGCCCTCTGGCCCCCTCCCTCAGCAGGGATGCATGGGCCCCTGGTGGCCTCTGACTTCTTTTGCCATCTGAGGAGTCATTCCGTTCCCCTCAgcgacaaccccccccccccccatatcctCTTTCTCTGGCAGGAGGGAGCTCCTGTTCAGGAGGCCTGGCCTGAGTGTCCTGGGGTAAGTGCTGCTTCCCTGCCCAGCATGGCTCAAGGAGAAGGTGGGGAGGTGATTGGGGGAGCAGCTGCTCCCAGATCATGGCTTCAGTTTCCCCTTCCCCACAGTCTGTCCCTGTCAAGGCTGAAGAGGAGGAGCCTGGTGAACAAGATGGAGGAGAAGACTCGGGTGAGGGGCTGTGGACTTGTCTTCCAGGGGCTGCTTGGGACTGTCAGGGCCTCCTGCCCAGCttctggccccagcccctgctagcactctttcttctctcacctctgatcccccactcccaccacctTCAGTCCTTCCCCAGAGGGATGGGGGCTGCCAGCTgcctgggactggatcctagacATCTCAGGTCCCTAAGGGTGGGACCCCCCGTTGCCTGCCTAAACCCCTCAGCATTGAGTTACCCCCTCCTCTTGCTCTGCTGCATCTCATGGGAATTTGTGACTCTTTTCTGTAGCTCAGCTTCAGCCTCAACAGGAGAAGCTATCCTTGGATGTTGGGGTACGGAACACTGTGGTCCATGCCATGCAAGAGGTGCTGCGGAGCCGGTAAGGTCTCATTCCCCACTTCCCTGACATCCGTGACATCCTGAGAGCCGTGCTCACCTCCCCGGCCCATGCCATGTTCTCAGGGCTTCTGAATGTCTGACTAACCCCATTTTGTAGCTGTAAAGTCTTTTGCCAGCACAGTGAGCTGGTGGAGAACTGACATTTGAACCTGGGTCTCTCTGGCTTCAAGGTCATGCTCTCCCATTTTGCCAATGCTGCTCATGTCCAAATGGTCACCACCCACAGCAAATGCTTTCAGACACAGTGAGACTCCACTGGGAGCATCTGAGAGATCTGAACCCCGAGCTTTCATTTACAATGGTGAGACCAAGGCTCAGAGATGGTAGGACTTGGCAAAAGCCACACAcatcgggcagccccagtggctcagcggtttagggccgccctcagcccagggcctgatcctagagacccgggattgagtcccacgtcaggctccctgcatggagcctgtttctccctctgcctgtatctctgcctctctctctctctctctctctctctctgtgtgtgtgtgtgtctcatgaatgaataagtaaaatcttaaaaaaaaaaaaaagccacacacgTCACCCCCCACGACCTGGTGCAGGGCTCTGttccctgctctgtcccctgccttctCACCCCACTGCACCCCCACCCAGGCTTCCTCCATCACAGTTCCACTGGCCAAGGCTAAAGCCTGGGCTGAGCAGTCAGATCTTGCTTTGTCATTATCATGTGGCCGTAGGCAAACCCCTTACATTCTCTGAGCCTTGCTCATCCCATCTGTAATGGAGAATGATAACATCACCTCCTCACAGAGTTGGGGTGagaataaatgtgtatatgtaggAGGATGTGCAGAATGGAAACCCCTCCATTGGGGTCCAGATCCTGCTCCATACTCTCCCCGTCGGGTAGAGAGCCTAAATCGCCTCATGGGCTCAGAGCCATGGTTCCACTCTTAACCCCCACAGCCTCCAGGAGCTCCCAGACCTGGTGCTGAGTGAGGAGGCAGTGGAGGGCATCGCTGCTGGCATCGAGACAGCCCTCTTCAATCTGACACAAACCACCAGCTGTCGCTACAAGACCAAGTACCGCAGCCTGCTGTTCAACCTGCGTGACCCCCGGAATCCAGTGAGCTGGGTTTGGGGCAAGGCCAGACCCTCTCTTGGAGGCTTGAGGCCCTGTTAGGGTGGGGGCTTCTGAAGCAGTGTGGTGCAGCCCCCATGCCTGCCCCTGCAGGACCTATTTCTCAAAGTGGTTCGGGGAGATGTCACCCCCGAAGACCTGGTGCAGATGAGCTCAATCCAATTGGCGCCCCAAGAGCTGGCCTGCTGGCGGGACCAGGAGGAAAAAAGGGTGAGCTGTTGGGTCAGGTCAGGATAGGTGAcaggggagggacacagggaggggaTGGCCCAAGGATGCAGCAGAAGAGACAGCAGAGTGAGGGGGCTGGGCAGTGAGATCTGGGGAGCACAAGACAGAGATGGGAGGAAATGGAAAGAGCGGgcacacatggagagagagagagagactctctccacaaaaaaatggaaaagaagctgCGGGGGTGAAAGGGACTAGGGATGGAAAGCTTGGTAGAGAGGTGAAACCCCGAGAGGTGTCATCGTCCACTTGCTTTTCTGTGCAGCTGGGCTGTGGGTGGGGCGGGGTACTGGGCGTGATGGTCCGGAGTCTGGAGTCCAGGATTGTCATCCACCATTGATGGGGGTAGACAACCCCCCCGGCGGTGCCCCCACTCCCATCTCAGCCTCAGAAGCCCTCCAAAAGACTGGAAGTCTTCTCACTGCCCCCAGGCTGGGGGAAGGACCCCATAGCCCTCATGCTCCACAGTTATGGCCCTGTATACCCCATGTCCATGGGTGTCTCCTTCCTGCTCAGGGACAGGGAAGGTGTGGGCACTGAGCCAGCTTTGGGGAATGCTTGCTGGTGGCCCATGAGAGAGAGGGGACTAATCTAAGAATAGGCCAGTGGGATGGGTTGGCATGCTGAGGCCCCTGTTCTGGAAGACATTGGGCTGATTAGATTCACCTAGAATCCACTGGGTGACTCTGTCCACTATAGGCTGGGCTTCTGTCCAGGGACATGTGGAGGACCAGGAGCAGGACCAGCTACATAACTTGGTGGGGGCAGtgcaaaacaaaaatgtgtgGCCTTTTGTTCAGCaactattaagaatttcaaggtgGCGACAGTGTAAAGCATGGGGCCCTGTGAGGTGTGGTGCCCTGTACAACAGCAGGAGCCCACACTCATGAAGCCAGCCCTGCCAGAGAGGATGGGACCTCCTCCAGGCTTCCAGGAAACATTACAGATAGGATGACATTGATCAACAATAAGAATGACAGGTAGCATTTACTGTGAGCCAGCCTCCAGCCAAGCATTCTACATTTGCTGTTTAATTTAATGCCCTTAATTGAATTCCTAGAGAACAGATAAACCGAGGTTCAGAGCAGTGAAGTGCTTGTGCAAGGCCACACTACCTTGGGGGTCTCTAGTAACAACCCAACTGATGCTCCAGAGCCTGCACTCTTTCGACTCCACCTTATCCTTCCCAGGACAGAGGCTGGGGTGCAGTCAGAGGCGGAAATGGCTTGTGGGAGAAGGTGAAGTTCAGGAAGGCTTGCTGGAGGAGGCAGGTCTTGAGTTTGGAGGGTGAATGAGTAGAATATGGAGCAGTAGGGCATGGGGCTTGTTAGGTGAGGGGAGTGGTGGAAGCAGAAGtatgaaggaagaggaaaggttGGCACAGGAAAGGGGCCTCAGGAGGAAAGCACGCGCTTGGGCTCCTGGGGGCTTGAGACCCCCTGACCCGGCTGAGTTTGGGCTGCTGGGCCCTACCAGGGCCTGGAAATCATTGAGCAGCAGCAGAAGGAGCTGTGCAGCCTCCCCGCCTTCAAGCTGACTCACAAGGGTGAAGTCGAGATCCTGCGGGACGTGGACCAGACGCTGACCCTAGAGGATCTGGTGGTAAGTGGCAGCCTGGCCTGGCTCGGGTTGGGGGCTTGTGCCCAGGGTCCCACTCCTCACCTCagcagctgggtgaccttgagcaagtcactggACTACTGTGCGTCTCAAGCTCTTTGTCGTGAACAAAGTGGTGACTATTACCATGGGGGTCCAGGTGACATGGGGCGGaaccctggccctggcctgtcCACACCTTCTTGGTGCCAGTCACTTCCTTCTGGCCTGCTGCCAAGGCACCCCACATGAGTGGTAGCAAGATCTCTGTGTCCACCACAGATCTCCGGTTGGGAAGCAGGAGGGCCATGCTGTTTGAGTCAGTGACTGCTTCTGGATGTGAACAATACAGACCTACTCTCTTTGGTGGTGGGGGTTAGGGATGCTATGTGCGCTTCACAGAACCACCTGGAGCCCAAGGCAGTTGCTACACTCCCCTCTTATTGCTGGGGATCTGCTCCATCCTCATGTCCATCctgctccttccttcttccccttcgCCCCTCCATCCTGCATGTGGCCTGAcatggtggctcagcagtccTCAAATCAATGAGCTCATCATCAGCTCAGCCTCCCACAGACGATTGGAGCTCCCCTTGGCTTATTGCAGCCACTCTCAGGAGGCTGCTCTGGCTTAGCTGAGGTATTCCCTGGGTCAGATGTTCACCTGACTCTAATCAGCTATGTGTCCGGGATGGACAGTGCGGATGGACCCCATGAGCCATGCTCACTGGGTAAATGACAATGAGCACgaaagacaaaaatccctgctcccctgccctcacccttTCCAAGCTGGTATCCAGGCCAAGCACCAGAACGGCTGCCTGTGTGGAAGGGAGTCCCCAACCCAAACCAAGCGGTACATTGAACATAATTGTAGATGGAGGAACTAGAAGACCCAGAAAGAAGTCTCCACTGGGGAGAGAGTTGCAGAGTAGCATAATAACATCCTTCCtcgagcacctgctgtgtgtccCTTTACTGTTTACCAACAGTGCCTCATTCAGATCCCACCGTGACCTACGAGGTAGGGGAGCCCATGTCCTGGATCAGGAACCTGAAGCCCTTTGCCCAGGGTCATGTAGTGGGTCATGGGGGAGCAGTGACTTGAAGCTCGTGCCTTGGTGCTACTCTGGAGGTGGTTTAGGAGGCAAGAGTTTCAggatcttttaaaatcttcctcaagccaggtttgttttctgtttgaagCAGTCTCTactgagagggagaagggggattAGGCACGGAGCATCAAGTCTCAGAAAAACGTTCCTTCTCCCTGATTCTGCCGTCTGGGGCTGAAAACTTGTCCCAAGGACGTAGTTGAAATTCTCAAAAAACACTTTCTGCATGAGGATGTCCTCAGCACTGTTTGCAGTGGTGAAAATGTGGGAACCACCCCACTGTCCCGCAATCGAGGCAGTGCCTCAAGTGTCAGCGCACCAGTGGACAGGCCCGTGTAACGTGCACGGCCCCGCTGTGGTGCACGGATGCAGTGAGAATACAGGTTGAACATCTGATCCCAGCTGTTCTAGTCAAAGGACCCCCCAAACCCTGTGGTTAGGAAAACCGTTACGGGGAATACCCAGAATGCCCATCACTGTCTCTGAGTGCTGGGACGAGGAGTGATATTTAggtaattttcatattttctatatttcccagatttctttctttctttctttctttctttctttctttctttctttctttctttttttctttctttttatgtatttattcatcacacacacacacacacacacacacacacagaggcagagggagaagcaggctccatgcagggagcctaatgtgggactcgatccagggtctccaggatcacgccctgggctgaaggcggcactaaaccgctgagccacccggactgccctctCCCGGATTTTCTATAACAAGCTCATGGTACCTCTGCAATAAAAGGatgttatttggaaaaataagacCACATCCCTGAGGCTCCCCACTCATGGAGATCTGctcgcacccccgcccccagcgcctTTGCAGTCTACCCGCTCTCTCCTCTTGTGCCTCCTAGGAACCCATGGTGTCCATAGACTGCAGCACCTTGGCCCTGCCTGCCCCATCAAAGGCCACCACGGAGCAGGACAAGGCCACCACAGAGCAGGACGAGGACACCACGGAGCAGCACGAGCACCACTTCCTGGACCCCAGCTGCCGAATCTGCATGGGTTTGGGGAGACACAGGCTGGGTGAAGGGGTGGTAGACAggctggggctgagggtgggCTCAGTAGTAACAGGGATTCATAGCCCTGGGAGAAGGTGGCAGGCTGGGTACACCTGTGTCCCAGGTCACTTCGAAAAGAACCTGTTCAAAGCCTGGTTCTGAAGCCCTAGGCTGGCTTCATCTAGCTGCCTGCCTGTCAGCTTCCCTTCTGTTCTTTGCAGACTGGAAGCCCTCGTGTGAGCTGCCAGACTCCCTCACAGCTACTAGGAGGATGGGGGACAGTGTCTTCCAGAGGGCCCCAAGCCCAGCCCTTGCATCCTCTCCAGAGATGCCCCAAACTAGGGAGAAGCCTCCCACACAGCTCCAGGACAGGTGGgggactggggctgggggagggtccATGGAGGCGGCCACGTGGGGGGCAGCAGACACAGTATGGACTCTTCTTTGTGGTATTGGGCTAACCCTGCCTCTTCTgggggtctcagtttcctcctctgtgcaaTGGAACCAATCATCCCTGTCTGctggtccccacccccactcttacAAGGCCATGCTTGGATGAGTGTTCCAGCACCCACATTAGGAACACAAGACCTTCTCTGAAAAGTcagaagatgctgaggaatgtccTGCCAGCCTGCTCTGTCTGGCCCTCTCTGTCCTCTCTAGGCTCCAGATGCCTGCTGGGCCCACAGAGGCCCTGCCCGGCCAGCCACCCTGGGAGGGAGCTCTGGACATGTTCTCCATCAAGCGGTTCAGAGCTAAAGCCCAGCTGGTCTCTGGAAGCAGCTGTCAGCTCCTCATGGTACTCCAGCCCTGCTCGCCAGGGTCTCCCTCACACACTGGCCAGTCAACTCCTCGCACcactttcattcattcttttactcCTTCTAAAAATAAGGCATTGGCACACTGTCTGTgcctggccctgtgctgggcatgggCCACATGAGACACCAGCCCATTCCTGCAGGGACACACAGAGGTCAGACTCCCTGTAACCCAAGGCCTAATGTGAGAGGGCCCCAGGAGAGGAGTCTCATGCCTCTGTAGCCCAGGGGAGGGTTTTAGGAGTGATTGTTGAGTGAACAATCAGCTGAACTGTTGGATGTGGGTGGAAGATTCAAGGAGGGAGGACAGGGCTTCTGAGGAGCTGTAGGAGACTGGCCCCAACAAGCTGTAGACCTCCAGTGGCAGTCACGGCTTCCTGGGCAGCCACTGaccttcctggggtcctggtatcctGTCGGTCCACCCTTGTCACTGAAGGCAATGGCTTCTCAGTGGCTGGTGTTGAGGGCTGACTGGCCATCCCTACCTATCTCCAGGCCCTGCCTGAGGTGATCCGTTCAGCAGGCTGCATCCCCTCCAATACTGTCTGGGAACTTTTGGCCAGCATCTGCCCAGCCAAGGCCAAGGTAACTGCCatcctctcccccctctccttctAGCATGGGACCCTTCTAGCATGGtccccctctctccacctctggAGCAGAGACCTGGTTTAGGGTGTTGGGGTCTAGTTCCCACTATAACTGTAGACACTCAAgtccctctctttcctcctctggaaaGTGGGGACACACATGTTCACAAGGTCATCAGAGGTTTtttgatttaagattttatttatttattcatgagagacacacagagagaggcagggatataggcagagggagaagcaggctccctgtggggagcccaatgtgggactcgatcccaggaccctgggatcatgccctgagtcaaaggcagacgctcaaccactgagccacccaggtgccccttgtcagaggtttattattatttttttaagattttatttattcattcatgagactcagaaagagggacagagacaggcagagggagaagcaggctccttgcagggagcccgacgtctccaggatcatgccctgggctgaaggcggcgctaaaccactgagccacctgggctgcccattgtCAGAAGTTTAGATGAGAGCAGGGGTGTTCTCTGCCCCCAAAGCCACCTTCCTTCCTGCAACTGCAGGACATCTGCGTGGTCAGACTGTGCCCACAAGGGGCTCGGGACACCCAGAACTGCCGCCTACTCTATTCCTACCTCAACAATAAGCAGTGTCATGGCCTGGCCGCCGTGGAACACGTGTGGGTggtcctgctgcccctgcccgccTTCCAGCTCCTGCCCACCAGACTGCGCCCTCTTGGAGGACCCGGTGAGTGCCCCATTGCCCATACCAGACCCTGCCTCCCCTCACCCGTGACGAGAGGGGGCATGGTTGACAGTCCCCCCTGTGTCCACAGAGGCAGGCCCATCTCAGGAGGGAATTCCTGCGACGGGCACATGGGGTAGCAGTGAGAGCTGTGTATTGCTTACCAGTGTGCCAGGCAGTGTCCCAGAAGCTTTAACTATACTAGTTCATTTGGTCCTCAGAATAACCCCATCAGATTGGTGCTATCGgtttctccatttcacagatgaggacactgaggtagGGAGAAAGCAGGCGGCTTGCCCGCAGTCACACAGCCAGTTGCAGAGCCAGGCCTCACACCGGGCAGCTCGGCTGCAGAGACTAGGCTCCTAACAGCCACACAGACTGGCCTCTTCAACGAGGCATCCTGAATAGAAACTCATGGGACAGCCACATTTGATCCTGACCTAGTGCGACAGGGGGACAGGGGCGGGACCCTCAAACAATTGAAAGCGTCACCTGACACAGGAAAGAGGGAAGTTTTCGCCACAGTTGTCCTAGGCCAAGGTTGGCCTTTGTGCATGGGGCGTGGCTTCAGCAGAACacctggggtgagggtggggtgtcAGGGGTGGGCTGCACCCATTTCCAAGCAGAGCGCTTGGCCGTTCTGAGCTGCCTGTCTTGGAGACAATGCCGTAGACTCTGAACCCATATGGTCCTGAGGTCCAGCCATCTGTTCCCCACCTTCAGTCAGGGGAGTCATTCTCCTGCTGGAAGTAACTCAACCGAGAcgacctccccctcctccttacTGTTTCCAGCATCTCATGGGCCCCCATCTCCTTGCTGGAGAGCCCTTCCTGGGGCCTAATCTGTAGACCTCCTGCTGCAGCCACCATGTAGCTTCTTGGGACTGTATGTTCTCTCCTACCTGGCCTTTGGACTCTCCACTCCCTCTTTCCCCAGGCCTGGAAGCCACTCACTCAAGTCTGGTGTTAGCTGTACTGCTCCCCAAGGCAGGGCTTCTAGACACAGCAGAGTCCAGCCCTTTGTGGGAGAAGGTTCAAAAGATGACCTCCTTCAACAGAAAAGTGGAGAGGAGACGCCATCAGCCGGAGGACAGGAGTCCCAATGTGGCCCCGAAGGGCTCTCCTCCCCCAAGGCCTGCTCTGCAGCAGAGCCAGGGCAATAGCAGCCTGGCTCCAAGGGGAATTTGTGCTTGGCCGAGGCCccccagaggcagggggagagtgTGGGGAGAGCCTGGAACCTGGCAAAGTCCTGGGAGAGGGCAGTGGCCCCCCAAACCAGGCCCGTGCCAGTCCTGGCATCCCTATTCAGCAGCACCATTTGGCCGTGGCCACCACCTCCACAGGGCCTCATGTCCCCACCGGGCCCTGCTCCAGCATCTTGAATCCCTGGTGTCCATGAGCTACCGGCTCCAAGCCTCGTTGATATCCCCTGGCCAGGGGTTCCATCCTGCaacccctgcccagccccctacAGCCCCTGGAAATCTTGGCCTACATTgccagccccctgcagccccagaaCCCCCTGGCCAGACTCCTGACTCTTTGGGTCCTTCAGATGGGGCTGGCTCTGAGTGTACCTTCCCCAGAGAGACCTGAACCTCATTACCCACCAGAAGAGAGGCATTGATTCCCTCCCCAGTACTGAGTCCTGGGCTGTTCCAGAGGGagtgggcaggcaggggagggtTAGCTGTTTGAATTTCCTGTTCTGCGTTCTGCTTGGTGTTGATTTTTGGTTCAATAAAGAGTTTGGCAAAGGTGAGACTGCATCTGCTGGCAGGTGTGGGTCGGGGTAGGTATTGTCTGTGAGTTTCTGTGCACAGATGTAGCAGAGCTAAAGGGCTGGGAATGAAGGGCAGCCGTGCCAGGTGCTTGTCTTGAGATCTAGAACCATCACTGTGCCCCAGGGCCATTCTGCAAGTATTCTGCAAGTATTCTGAACTAGGAGGAAGAAACGATGGGAGAGAGGGCAAGACCAGGGTGGGGGGTACAGAAGTGAGGTTTTTGCAGGGGGGCACAGACACCTAGAGATTGTTAGGGAGAAAAAGAGCAAGTTGCAATGGTTTTTAAAGCTTTCAGTtaccaaaaatgatttttttccattaccaagatttttctcatttggatAGTTGGGTACCACCATATTTCCCACGCGTCTCTGTATCTGTGTGCATCCGTGAGCAT from Canis lupus dingo isolate Sandy chromosome 2, ASM325472v2, whole genome shotgun sequence includes the following:
- the SPOCD1 gene encoding SPOC domain-containing protein 1 isoform X1, encoding MSGAGDTEVNKTLKTPAPWSLYSSRSLPSLKQGRRHVTHFPSIPLTHRRYQEGGDDGPLDNSGSHQMLLLSATAVHDLLGTAFKGVRSCAFGGQRTPALRLASASPSEELEVTAQPVSKVRRGQGLAAPTDIASSSLEPATSKAHSGPSMGQRRSKCTKRLRRGPVLHAQHWGTDRRADKSSQDQPEGSSAGSFPKLEEMKMPHGVKHVCYLGSGPVIHLLGAISHGQAGEPQPPKLEVLENMMEVSLASLVQRPRRKERSMAQGPSRCQEGAPVQEAWPECPGSVPVKAEEEEPGEQDGGEDSAQLQPQQEKLSLDVGVRNTVVHAMQEVLRSRLQELPDLVLSEEAVEGIAAGIETALFNLTQTTSCRYKTKYRSLLFNLRDPRNPDLFLKVVRGDVTPEDLVQMSSIQLAPQELACWRDQEEKRGLEIIEQQQKELCSLPAFKLTHKGEVEILRDVDQTLTLEDLVEPMVSIDCSTLALPAPSKATTEQDKATTEQDEDTTEQHEHHFLDPSCRICMDWKPSCELPDSLTATRRMGDSVFQRAPSPALASSPEMPQTREKPPTQLQDRLQMPAGPTEALPGQPPWEGALDMFSIKRFRAKAQLVSGSSCQLLMALPEVIRSAGCIPSNTVWELLASICPAKAKDICVVRLCPQGARDTQNCRLLYSYLNNKQCHGLAAVEHVWVVLLPLPAFQLLPTRLRPLGGPGLEATHSSLVLAVLLPKAGLLDTAESSPLWEKVQKMTSFNRKVERRRHQPEDRSPNVAPKGSPPPRPALQQSQGNSSLAPRGICAWPRPPRGRGRVWGEPGTWQSPGRGQWPPKPGPCQSWHPYSAAPFGRGHHLHRASCPHRALLQHLESLVSMSYRLQASLISPGQGFHPATPAQPPTAPGNLGLHCQPPAAPEPPGQTPDSLGPSDGAGSECTFPRET
- the SPOCD1 gene encoding SPOC domain-containing protein 1 isoform X8, whose product is MGQRRSKCTKRLRRGPVLHAQHWGTDRRADKSSQDQPEGSSAGSFPKLEEMKMPHGVKHVCYLGSGPVIHLLGAISHGQAGEPQPPKLEVLENMMEVSLASLVQRPRRKERSMAQGPSRCQEGAPVQEAWPECPGSVPVKAEEEEPGEQDGGEDSAQLQPQQEKLSLDVGVRNTVVHAMQEVLRSRLQELPDLVLSEEAVEGIAAGIETALFNLTQTTSCRYKTKYRSLLFNLRDPRNPDLFLKVVRGDVTPEDLVQMSSIQLAPQELACWRDQEEKRGLEIIEQQQKELCSLPAFKLTHKGEVEILRDVDQTLTLEDLVEPMVSIDCSTLALPAPSKATTEQDKATTEQDEDTTEQHEHHFLDPSCRICMDWKPSCELPDSLTATRRMGDSVFQRAPSPALASSPEMPQTREKPPTQLQDRLQMPAGPTEALPGQPPWEGALDMFSIKRFRAKAQLVSGSSCQLLMALPEVIRSAGCIPSNTVWELLASICPAKAKDICVVRLCPQGARDTQNCRLLYSYLNNKQCHGLAAVEHVWVVLLPLPAFQLLPTRLRPLGGPGLEATHSSLVLAVLLPKAGLLDTAESSPLWEKVQKMTSFNRKVERRRHQPEDRSPNVAPKGSPPPRPALQQSQGNSSLAPRGICAWPRPPRGRGRVWGEPGTWQSPGRGQWPPKPGPCQSWHPYSAAPFGRGHHLHRASCPHRALLQHLESLVSMSYRLQASLISPGQGFHPATPAQPPTAPGNLGLHCQPPAAPEPPGQTPDSLGPSDGAGSECTFPRET
- the SPOCD1 gene encoding SPOC domain-containing protein 1 isoform X4 — its product is MLLLSATAVHDLLGTAFKGVRSCAFGGQRTPALRLASASPSEELEVTAQPVSKVRRGQGLAAPTDIASSSLEPATSKAHSGPSMGQRRSKCTKRLRRGPVLHAQHWGTDRRADKSSQDQPEGSSAGSFPKLEEMKMPHGVKHVCYLGSGPVIHLLGAISHGQAGEPQPPKLEVLENMMEVSLASLVQRPRRKERSMAQGPSRCQEGAPVQEAWPECPGSVPVKAEEEEPGEQDGGEDSAQLQPQQEKLSLDVGVRNTVVHAMQEVLRSRLQELPDLVLSEEAVEGIAAGIETALFNLTQTTSCRYKTKYRSLLFNLRDPRNPDLFLKVVRGDVTPEDLVQMSSIQLAPQELACWRDQEEKRGLEIIEQQQKELCSLPAFKLTHKGEVEILRDVDQTLTLEDLVEPMVSIDCSTLALPAPSKATTEQDKATTEQDEDTTEQHEHHFLDPSCRICMDWKPSCELPDSLTATRRMGDSVFQRAPSPALASSPEMPQTREKPPTQLQDRLQMPAGPTEALPGQPPWEGALDMFSIKRFRAKAQLVSGSSCQLLMALPEVIRSAGCIPSNTVWELLASICPAKAKDICVVRLCPQGARDTQNCRLLYSYLNNKQCHGLAAVEHVWVVLLPLPAFQLLPTRLRPLGGPGLEATHSSLVLAVLLPKAGLLDTAESSPLWEKVQKMTSFNRKVERRRHQPEDRSPNVAPKGSPPPRPALQQSQGNSSLAPRGICAWPRPPRGRGRVWGEPGTWQSPGRGQWPPKPGPCQSWHPYSAAPFGRGHHLHRASCPHRALLQHLESLVSMSYRLQASLISPGQGFHPATPAQPPTAPGNLGLHCQPPAAPEPPGQTPDSLGPSDGAGSECTFPRET
- the SPOCD1 gene encoding SPOC domain-containing protein 1 isoform X2: MSGAGDTEVNKTLKTPAPWSLYSRSLPSLKQGRRHVTHFPSIPLTHRRYQEGGDDGPLDNSGSHQMLLLSATAVHDLLGTAFKGVRSCAFGGQRTPALRLASASPSEELEVTAQPVSKVRRGQGLAAPTDIASSSLEPATSKAHSGPSMGQRRSKCTKRLRRGPVLHAQHWGTDRRADKSSQDQPEGSSAGSFPKLEEMKMPHGVKHVCYLGSGPVIHLLGAISHGQAGEPQPPKLEVLENMMEVSLASLVQRPRRKERSMAQGPSRCQEGAPVQEAWPECPGSVPVKAEEEEPGEQDGGEDSAQLQPQQEKLSLDVGVRNTVVHAMQEVLRSRLQELPDLVLSEEAVEGIAAGIETALFNLTQTTSCRYKTKYRSLLFNLRDPRNPDLFLKVVRGDVTPEDLVQMSSIQLAPQELACWRDQEEKRGLEIIEQQQKELCSLPAFKLTHKGEVEILRDVDQTLTLEDLVEPMVSIDCSTLALPAPSKATTEQDKATTEQDEDTTEQHEHHFLDPSCRICMDWKPSCELPDSLTATRRMGDSVFQRAPSPALASSPEMPQTREKPPTQLQDRLQMPAGPTEALPGQPPWEGALDMFSIKRFRAKAQLVSGSSCQLLMALPEVIRSAGCIPSNTVWELLASICPAKAKDICVVRLCPQGARDTQNCRLLYSYLNNKQCHGLAAVEHVWVVLLPLPAFQLLPTRLRPLGGPGLEATHSSLVLAVLLPKAGLLDTAESSPLWEKVQKMTSFNRKVERRRHQPEDRSPNVAPKGSPPPRPALQQSQGNSSLAPRGICAWPRPPRGRGRVWGEPGTWQSPGRGQWPPKPGPCQSWHPYSAAPFGRGHHLHRASCPHRALLQHLESLVSMSYRLQASLISPGQGFHPATPAQPPTAPGNLGLHCQPPAAPEPPGQTPDSLGPSDGAGSECTFPRET